From the genome of Rhizobium sp. ZPR4:
TGCCACGACGCTCGCCGCCGCCGGTTACGGCGCGGAAACGCGGCTCCAGCTCATCACCATCGACCGATGGCAAGGCTTCCTCCCGGACTATCATGGCAGCTTCGTCTTTCCCGGCTCCTTTGCGCATGACCGCCCTCACCGTTCCGTCAGCGCTTCGGAGCGCGCCTTGTTGATCGGCTTCATCAGATAGGTCAGGATGGTCTTGCGACCGGTCATGATCTCGGCCGAAGCCACCATGCCGGGGATGATCGGATAGTGCTTGCCGTCGCGCTCCAGCGCGGATTTGTCGGTCTTGATGCGTACGAGGTAATAGGTCTCGTTCTTGTCCTTTTCGACAAGGCTGTCGGCGGAGACGTTGACGACCTTACCGTCCAGAGCACCGAAGATCGAGAAATCATAGGCCGAGATCTTGATGACCGCCGGCTGGTCGATGCGCACGAAAGCAACGTCGCGCGGCGAAATCTTCGCCTCGATCAACAGAGTATCCGCTGTCGGAACGACACCGGCGATGACCTTGCCGGCGTCGACATAGGCGCCGATCGTGTTGACCTCCAGCGTATTGACGATGCCGTCGACCGGGGACCGGATATCCGTATGCTTGACCCGATCGGATGCCCCGCGGATCGTCTCGTCGACGACGGAAAGTTCAGACAGTGCCTGTCCCTTGTCGGTCAGGGCCTGCTGGCGCAGCTGCAGCCCAAGGTCGGTAGCCTGTAATGTTGCCTCCTTGACGGCCGCCTGCAGGCGATCGAGGCTTTCGACATAGACTTTAAGCTGTCCTTGCAGGTCGACAAGGTCTCGCTGAACTTTCAAGACTTCTGTTTGAGCAACGAGCTTTTTCTCACCGAGCGGCCTCAGCAGATCATATTGCTTCTGGGCGCCGGCGATATTCTGCGTCAAACGGTCTATGTTGGCGTGGGCTTCGTCCAGCTCGTTCTGATGTTGCTTCAGGCGCTGATCGAGAACATCGAGTTTGTTCTTATAGGAAGCGCGATCCGCCTCGAAGAGCTTTTCCTCGTTGTCGCAGACGTCTTTTGCGGTAGCAAGTATATCGGTCGGGCATACGAACTGTGCGTCGAAAGCACCCGCCTCCTCCAGAGCCAGACGCTCTACTTTGGCACCGAGCGCGCGGGCCTTGGCAACGGATTCGCCGAGTGTCGATGCCGTCGTTGTGTTGTCGAGCTGGACGAGAATATCGCCCTTGTGGACGACCTGTCCGAGATTGACATTGATCTGCTGGACGATACCGGGCTCGGACGATTGTACGATCTGCGTCTTCGATACCGGTATCACCTTCCCCTCGCCGCGCGCGATCTCATCGATATCGGCGAAGGCCGCCCAGGCGATGAAAGCAACGATCATCAAGGCACAGAGGCCAAGGATCAGCCGGGCGAAGAGTGGGGGATTGTCGTGGATATTGCGGTGAGAGGCACTCATCATTGCACCGCCTTGCGCTGCATCGCCTCGATGACCGCATTTTTCGGCCCATCGGCGATGATGCGGCCCTTGTCGATGACGATCAGCCGGTCGACCAACTCCAACATGCTGTGGCGATGGGTTGCCACCAGCAGCGTCGTTTGCGGGCCGAATGCGTGGGTCAGCCTGCTGATGAGATGACGCTCGCTCGCCAGATCCATCGCCCCCGACGGTTCGTCGAGGAAGACGATCTTCGGCCGGGTCAGGAGCAGGCGGGCAATTGTCAATGCCTGCTTTTGGCCGTTCGAGAGGTTCGCACCGCGCTCGCCGACCGGCATGTCGAAACCGCGTGGGTGAAGGGCAACGAACTCTTCGACGCCGGTCATGCGCGAGACGGCCAGCAATTCCTCGTCGCTGGCGTCAGCCCGGCCGAGCAGCAGATTTTCCTTCACTGTGCCGGAGAACAGGTCGGACGATTGGCCGGCGACAGCCACGGCGGCGCGTACCTCAGCCACGTGATACTGGCGTATATCGACGCCATCGATCAGGACGCGGCCGCTGGCCGGCTGAAACAGCCCGTCGAGAAGCCGACCGAGCGTCGTCTTGCCTGAACCGATGCGGCCGATGATCCCGATCTTTTCGCCAGGCGCAACCGTGAAGGACAGCTGATTGATGACCGCCTGGTCAGAGCCCGGATATTGGAAGGAAACGTTCTGGAAGCTGAATCCGCCGTTGCTGATCTGCCGGTTGACGAAGCCGACGGTCGACGGGCGATCATCAGGCTGCTCCATGATCTTGTCGAGAATGCGCAGCGACATGGTGGCCTGTCGGAAGCGCGCCAACGTCATGGCGATCTGTCCGAAGGGCGCACCCGCACGGCTCGCCAGCATGACGGTTGCGACAATCGCGCCCATGGCGATTTTTCCGTCGGCAAATTCGTACGTACCCGCAACGACGATGAGCACGCTAACCATCTGCTGCAAGAACATCGTCATGTTCATGGCGTTCGACGAGATATGCTTGATGTCCTCGCTGGTGCGGCTCGAATATTTCGTCAGCTCCTGCCAGCGGCGCAGCATCGTTGCCTCGGCACGCAGGCTCTTCAATGTCTCGATCGTCGAAATGGTCTCGACGAGCAGCGACTGGCGGCGCGATGCCTCATTCGTCGCGGTCGCCATGCGCTTGCCGATCTGGGCCTGGGCCACGAGGCCGATCGTCACTGAAAGAACGAAAGCGACGGCCGGAATGATCACGAGCCAGCCGGCGATCAAATAGATGACGATCAGGAAGATCACGACAAAGAGGCTGTCGATCAGCACGCCGATCGTATTCGACGTGAAGAATTCGCGCACGAATTCATATTGCGTCACGCGGTTGGCATATTCTCCGGTCGACATCGGGCGGGAGGCCAGCGTCGAATTGAGGATCTTGTCGAAGATCAGCTGCGACAGCCGCAGGTCCGCCTTGCGACCCGCATAGTCGATCAGCGATGCGCGCGCTGTCTTCAGCAGAAAATCGAAGAGATAGGCCAGCGAGATGCCGGCGGTCAGCACCCAGAGCGTGGGGAACGCCTTGTTCGGCAGGACCCGATCGTAGACGTTCATGGTGAAAAGCGGCGACGCCAACGCGATGACGTTGATGAACAGCGCCGCCAGCATGACGCGGGCGTAGGTGCGCCAATAGGGCACCAGCGCCGTTGCCAGCCAGTGCCGCTTCTCGATCTCCATCGCATGGCCGACGCGCGCTTCTTCCGAAGAGTTCTGATAATAGAGCGTGAAGGCAAATGCCGATTGCGGATTGAGCGCGGCGAGCTCCTCCCGCGTCAAACGGGTTGCCGTGCCCGCGACCGGTACAATATCGGTGACGTAAGAACCGCTTTCGGTCATTTCGAGCAATGGCAGAACGCCGCCATCAGCAAAGGTGACGATGGCGGGACAGTCGAAATTGCCGAGCCGGCAATCACGTTCCGTATGCTTCAGGACTTGCAGACCGACGCGTTCCGAAAGCCGTTCGACATCGTCCAGCTCCATGGCTTCCAGAATTTCGTCCGGAACGCCCGAAAACAGTACAGTATCCGAGTTCGGGCGACCGTAAAACGCAGCGACCGATTTGAATGCCGACTTGAAAGTCTGCAGCGATACGCTCGCAGACACGTCAGGTGCTACGTTCAACATGAAGTACTATCCAATTCGGATCGTAACGATTAACGAATCGGCTCGAGCAGATCGATCGGCAGGCCGGGCTTCTGATGCGAGTCGTATTTGGTATATCCGGGATCGGCCGTATTCGACGAAACAGCGAACTGATCACGGGCATAAGGCGTCGCCTGATCGACCGGCTTCAGCTTCATCGTCGCCAACAAGCTGCCCGATGCCGCAAGGATCTTGTATTCGGCAAAGAGCGATGCGACTTCCGCCGTCTTGGCCAAAACCTCGGTGTTGAAGCGGGTGTTCTGGGCATCCAATAGATCCAGCAACGAGCGCTGACCGACCTTGAATTGCTCGCGATAGGACGTCACGAGCTGAGCATTTGTCTTTTCCTGACCATCCAGGATGCGAGCCAGCTGGCCCTGGTTGGTGCGTTCGCTCCAGGCCGAGCGGACAGACTCGTCGACTTCACGGTAGGTCTGGCTCAGCGCGAAACGCTGTTCGGCCGCACGACGAACCATCTCCTGCTGATGGGCCGTATCGATGCCGCCGTGATAGAGGTTCCACTTGGCGACAACACCCACCTGGACGTCGCTTGTATTACCCTTGTTACCGTCGACATCGTCACCAATGCGGGCGCTGCCGACGAGGTCGAGTCGTGGCAGGAATGCAGACTTGGAACCGCGGACGTCGGCGTCTGCGGCATTGACATCAGCCTTGGCCGATGAGATCTGCGGATTGTTCTTTTGCGCGATGAAGACCGCGTCATCGAGCGTCTTCGGCAGGTAGCGGGACACTGAGGCGGGGCGATTGGCATTGCTGATCGGCTCGCCGACGACCTGAAGGAAACGGATCTTCGTCGCGTCGAGTTCCTTCTTTGCTTCTTGAAAGCGAGCATTGGCCGCCTGCAGGCGTTCACGGCCCTGAAGACGATCGGCATCGGTGAGGGCACCGCCCTTGATGCTATCCTCGATGTTGCCAACCATCTGCTTATGGAAGGCAACATTCTTTTCCGCAGCCGCGACGATCTCCATCTGCAGCTGATATTCAAGATAATCCTGAGTTACTTCGAGCGCCAAAGCTTCCGAGCGCTGTTGGACGCGAAAGGATGCACCGTCGACACGGGCCGCCTGCTTGTCCTTCTGCGCCTTGCGATCGCCGCCGTCAAATAACGTCTGTGTAATAGTTAAGCTTACATCAGCGGGATTCAGGTAATCATTGGTACGCGACAAGGCTCCGGATGTAACATCCGACAGTCTACGGCGACCGTAGCCGGACTCGAGGTCGACCGAGGGCAAGTAAAGCCCCCGCGCCTGGCGCAATTGAAACTCGGTTGCTTCCCGATCCTGTGCAGCCTGCATGATCTGGGGGTTGGTTTTCATTGTCTTTTCAATCGCCTGCTGCAATGTCATAGCGCCAGCAGAACCGCTTGATAAAGAACTTATGGCTATCGAAATCCCGATTGCCGCCTTCAATCGCATCTTATAAGCCAAAACTACGTCCCTTCCCCAAACTATACTTTATAGACACACTTTATAAATCTTATTCACCTACAGACGTAGACGAAATCACGTCTATTTGTAAAATAGATTCACATTTAATCTCCTGAAACAGTTAATATCGGAGATCGCAAGCCTTTACGGCAGAAATCTATTGACTATTTTTGGACTATTCACAGTGACGATATCCATGTTGCATGATAGCAACAATTATAATATTCAACCAAACAGAGAATTTACATGATGTAAGCTACCAATACGCGCTAGAAGGCAACTTAAAACACCAAGAAAAACTTAGAAATATTAGAAAGAACTCATCGGCACACAAATTCGCCCGGATGCATGGGGGCACTGAACCGCAATCCGCCAACCATCGGGGACTGAGCAGGCCAAATCCTTTCTTGGATGTAGCCGTCCTGGCCAATGATCTGTAAATCGGGCTTATTGTATCGGCTGCCGACGCAGGTCGCGTCCTTTCCAAGGGAGACAACGGCGCCGTCGAAGCAAGGATCAGCAGCGAACGATGTCTGCGTGTCGCCGTTGTTCGATCCGCTGGCGAATGTCGGAGCACCATCACTCTCAGGACGTTCTGACCATTGTCCTTGTCGCTTCGGGCCTGTCGCATGACGCACAACGCACTCCATCGCACTATTCTGCGGCTCGCGCGCAACGGCAGTCCATCCGCAGAGGGTCAGTGCAGGTTGATCGACAGAGTAAATGGCAGCCATGTTACAAATTCCTTCGACACTGAAAGATGGGGCGGACCGAATCGCCCTGCTGGCTTTCACCGTCGTAATCCGTCAATTGCCGAGACGCTAAGACCATCCACGTCAACTGTCGCCGTCCATTTTTGATCAAACTAAGATTTTTGGATCTATCGCCTTGGAAGAACTTCAAAGCGCGGGCGGCTTGCGAGTATTAGCCGACAACAAACCGCGTACCGTCGTGCAGGCGCGGTCGAGGATCATCAACTCCGACGCCCGCATCCCGCCCTATCTCGGTACCAAATCCACTGCATTTTGCTCTCGAGGCGATCGGAACCAACGACCCCGCCGTTAGAGAAGCCAAGCGTTTCAAGTTCTTGAGCAGTGGAGTGCTCACCGAAAAGGTGCTCTCCAGTTTCAAGGCCCACCGCCCCGCAGTTCGTGCCAGAGGTCTTCCATGTAACTCGGCTACCGCATTCTCGGGAACCAAAGCCTCCTAGACGATCGACCACGTCTCCTGCGTCGTTCAGTTCCGTCACCCCCTCTTCAGGACTTGCAGTCCATTCCGCGTTAGCGTTCGCCTATTCGATAACGAACACTGATTCCGGCGGCAGCACTGATCCGCCAGACGGCCATAGCCTCTCGCCTATGGCCCTTCGGGGAAGCTTGCGCACTTCGCATATCACACCAGCCTCTTGACATGTGGGATTTTTTCCCATTTATTAATTGAGCAAGGTTTCGAAACAATTTGATGCAAAAGCCGCCTTAACCACGTCGCGCTTAGCATTGATGGCGGGGTAATGATTAAGATTGATGGCGATTAGATATTGGATCGACGGCATGCTCACCAACGGCCCTCATCAACGGCCAAAATTTGCAGCATCCGCTCTCCATTAGCGATCAACACTCGGCCGCATACATCGCGGTGACGCGAAGCAACTAAATTTGGCACCAGTTATGACGCAACAACGATCACGGCCTGTCATTTCCGACGCCGCATTGCAGCGTATGTTGGGAAAGGTTCTAAAACCGTTTGTCCGCTTGTCTCTTGCGAGCGGATTGACATTCCCGACGTTCACAACGGTCCTTAAACGTTTGTACGTCGACGTCGCGGAAAAAGAATACGGGTTGCCGGATAAAAAACAAACTGACAGCAGGATCTCATTGATAACCGGTATCCATCGTAAGGATGTCAGTAAGCTGCGGGTTGGTGACATGCCTTTACCTGCACCCCCACCGCCGGTGTCGCGTACAAGTCGTATTATCGCCAGGTGGCTAGCCGACGCTCGTTACCTGGACGAAAATGGGACCCCGCGGGCATTGCCAAGGATAGCGGAAGACGGCGCTGCCTCCTTCGAGACACTTGTCGAAGATGTAACGCGAGATTTGCGTCCTCGCGCTGTTCTCGATGAATGGCTGAACCGCGGAATCGCAACATTGGATACTCATGACCGCGTCCATCTTGGAGCGGCAGCTATAGTTCCAGATTCCGGTGATAGCGCCAAAGAGCATTTTTTCGCCCGTAACATGCATGATCATGCTTCCGCAGCCGTTTTAAACATGCTGTCGGCGGATCCAGCGTTTTTCGAACGCGCGGTACATTACGATGGTATTTCACCGGAACTTGCGAAAAAGCTGAACGATATAAGCAGGGTGGAATCGATGAATCTGCTTGTTCGCTTAAA
Proteins encoded in this window:
- a CDS encoding HlyD family type I secretion periplasmic adaptor subunit, producing the protein MSASHRNIHDNPPLFARLILGLCALMIVAFIAWAAFADIDEIARGEGKVIPVSKTQIVQSSEPGIVQQINVNLGQVVHKGDILVQLDNTTTASTLGESVAKARALGAKVERLALEEAGAFDAQFVCPTDILATAKDVCDNEEKLFEADRASYKNKLDVLDQRLKQHQNELDEAHANIDRLTQNIAGAQKQYDLLRPLGEKKLVAQTEVLKVQRDLVDLQGQLKVYVESLDRLQAAVKEATLQATDLGLQLRQQALTDKGQALSELSVVDETIRGASDRVKHTDIRSPVDGIVNTLEVNTIGAYVDAGKVIAGVVPTADTLLIEAKISPRDVAFVRIDQPAVIKISAYDFSIFGALDGKVVNVSADSLVEKDKNETYYLVRIKTDKSALERDGKHYPIIPGMVASAEIMTGRKTILTYLMKPINKARSEALTER
- a CDS encoding type I secretion system permease/ATPase translates to MLNVAPDVSASVSLQTFKSAFKSVAAFYGRPNSDTVLFSGVPDEILEAMELDDVERLSERVGLQVLKHTERDCRLGNFDCPAIVTFADGGVLPLLEMTESGSYVTDIVPVAGTATRLTREELAALNPQSAFAFTLYYQNSSEEARVGHAMEIEKRHWLATALVPYWRTYARVMLAALFINVIALASPLFTMNVYDRVLPNKAFPTLWVLTAGISLAYLFDFLLKTARASLIDYAGRKADLRLSQLIFDKILNSTLASRPMSTGEYANRVTQYEFVREFFTSNTIGVLIDSLFVVIFLIVIYLIAGWLVIIPAVAFVLSVTIGLVAQAQIGKRMATATNEASRRQSLLVETISTIETLKSLRAEATMLRRWQELTKYSSRTSEDIKHISSNAMNMTMFLQQMVSVLIVVAGTYEFADGKIAMGAIVATVMLASRAGAPFGQIAMTLARFRQATMSLRILDKIMEQPDDRPSTVGFVNRQISNGGFSFQNVSFQYPGSDQAVINQLSFTVAPGEKIGIIGRIGSGKTTLGRLLDGLFQPASGRVLIDGVDIRQYHVAEVRAAVAVAGQSSDLFSGTVKENLLLGRADASDEELLAVSRMTGVEEFVALHPRGFDMPVGERGANLSNGQKQALTIARLLLTRPKIVFLDEPSGAMDLASERHLISRLTHAFGPQTTLLVATHRHSMLELVDRLIVIDKGRIIADGPKNAVIEAMQRKAVQ
- a CDS encoding TolC family outer membrane protein, whose product is MTLQQAIEKTMKTNPQIMQAAQDREATEFQLRQARGLYLPSVDLESGYGRRRLSDVTSGALSRTNDYLNPADVSLTITQTLFDGGDRKAQKDKQAARVDGASFRVQQRSEALALEVTQDYLEYQLQMEIVAAAEKNVAFHKQMVGNIEDSIKGGALTDADRLQGRERLQAANARFQEAKKELDATKIRFLQVVGEPISNANRPASVSRYLPKTLDDAVFIAQKNNPQISSAKADVNAADADVRGSKSAFLPRLDLVGSARIGDDVDGNKGNTSDVQVGVVAKWNLYHGGIDTAHQQEMVRRAAEQRFALSQTYREVDESVRSAWSERTNQGQLARILDGQEKTNAQLVTSYREQFKVGQRSLLDLLDAQNTRFNTEVLAKTAEVASLFAEYKILAASGSLLATMKLKPVDQATPYARDQFAVSSNTADPGYTKYDSHQKPGLPIDLLEPIR
- a CDS encoding DUF6502 family protein, with translation MTQQRSRPVISDAALQRMLGKVLKPFVRLSLASGLTFPTFTTVLKRLYVDVAEKEYGLPDKKQTDSRISLITGIHRKDVSKLRVGDMPLPAPPPPVSRTSRIIARWLADARYLDENGTPRALPRIAEDGAASFETLVEDVTRDLRPRAVLDEWLNRGIATLDTHDRVHLGAAAIVPDSGDSAKEHFFARNMHDHASAAVLNMLSADPAFFERAVHYDGISPELAKKLNDISRVESMNLLVRLNRLANEEVKADKGGQARWITGAYIFTEAKSDADLNDVEDDQ